The following DNA comes from Bacteroidales bacterium.
TACATACAGGGATACAGACGGCGTTCTTTACAATTTTAAGGAAGAATTGCGTATTGATTTCAAGGAAGATATCAATGACCCCCGAATATTAACCAAGTAAAACAGTAATCATGAAATATCAAATGAAAAATATTTTCATCGCTGTTGTAATATGCCTTCCGTTCCTTGTTGGTATTGCGGGCTGCGATGTTTATGATGCCAAGGAAGTTGATGCCATCATTACGGTCAATCATCGGTCTGTGAATATGTTTGTAGGCGAAACTTTTCAGCTGACTGCCAGTCCAGATGAAGCGTCTTTCTCATGGGTGAGCGAAGAACCCGAAGTGGCTGAAATTTCTGCCAACGGTTTGATAACAGCGAAAAGCGCAGGTGCAACCGACATTATTATAAGTTCGGGCGGTCAAAAGCTGAATGTGACTGTTACAGTCGATACCAAAATACCGCTGGCGGATTTCACACTAAATGAATATTCCCTCTCTCTGAGACGTGATGGTGAAATGTCAGTCCAGGTTTTTCCGGAGCCGATGAATGCCAATGATTACAAGGTGATTGAGTGGCGTTCGATGGATGAGGATATTGCCACGGTAGACTATAAAGGCCTCGTGATTGGAAGGACCTACGGAACTACAGAAGTCGAGTGTACTATTGTAGGAACGGAAAAGACCATTACAAAAGTCATTTCTGTGGAGGTGTCCATTGGACCACGGCCTACAACAGCTTTCAAAGGGCCGCATACCCTTTCCTCAGTTGCTCCTTACACACTGAAAGCCGCTGATTTCGACCATGGGGGTCGTGATAAAGCCTGGTATGATGCTAACACGGGAGAAAGCCAAGCGGGTACAGCCGGCATTCAATACCGGATAGATGGCGGTGACAACGATACACGAAGTGTTGCTATCGAAGGTGCTGGTAATAATATTGGTTATACCGCATCAGGCGAATGGCTGGTCTATACCGTTGAA
Coding sequences within:
- a CDS encoding Ig-like domain-containing protein produces the protein MKNIFIAVVICLPFLVGIAGCDVYDAKEVDAIITVNHRSVNMFVGETFQLTASPDEASFSWVSEEPEVAEISANGLITAKSAGATDIIISSGGQKLNVTVTVDTKIPLADFTLNEYSLSLRRDGEMSVQVFPEPMNANDYKVIEWRSMDEDIATVDYKGLVIGRTYGTTEVECTIVGTEKTITKVISVEVSIGPRPTTAFKGPHTLSSVAPYTLKAADFDHGGRDKAWYDANTGESQAGTAGIQYRIDGGDNDTRSVAIEGAGNNIGYTASGEWLVYTVEVEDAGEYTFEAEVACNAASVVRLEIDKQSDSWNEWNTLVSMNLPANNGWSNYKWETASSTITLPAGTVRLRFYFATANCNFRAIRFTYQP